A stretch of the Janthinobacterium sp. B9-8 genome encodes the following:
- a CDS encoding CobD/CbiB family protein yields MTILALIIALALEQFRPLSNRNLFTLAFVRLANQLERGLNAGEYRNGMGAWLMLVLPLLIVSFVIYMLLCRVNVGFALLWDVAILYLTMGFRQFSHAFSGISKALQADDLDTARALLADWNGQHTSEMSADEVSRMAIEQGLADSYRYVFGTLFWFVVLAWFAGPAGALLYRSASLLAQKWGRSSGAFGRFSVLALEVLDYLPVRFTAASFAIMGNFEDAVYCWRTQAQSWSDYIDGILLSSGAGAIGVRLGDTLHQDHTVKFRPELGVGEAATPDYLASAVGLIWRTAILWIALVLLFSLGSWLGHV; encoded by the coding sequence ATGACTATTCTTGCACTTATTATTGCACTGGCGCTGGAGCAGTTCCGGCCCTTATCAAATCGTAATCTGTTTACGCTGGCCTTTGTGCGGCTTGCCAATCAATTAGAGCGTGGCTTGAATGCCGGCGAGTATCGAAATGGTATGGGCGCTTGGCTGATGCTGGTATTGCCCTTATTGATTGTGTCGTTTGTGATTTATATGCTGCTGTGCCGCGTAAATGTGGGCTTTGCCCTGCTTTGGGATGTGGCAATTTTGTATCTGACGATGGGCTTTCGCCAGTTTAGCCATGCGTTTTCAGGGATTTCTAAAGCCTTGCAAGCGGATGATCTGGATACGGCGCGTGCTTTGCTTGCCGATTGGAATGGTCAGCACACATCTGAAATGAGCGCTGATGAAGTTTCCAGGATGGCTATCGAGCAAGGCCTGGCAGATTCTTATCGCTATGTATTTGGAACTTTATTCTGGTTTGTGGTGCTGGCGTGGTTTGCTGGCCCTGCGGGCGCGTTGCTTTACCGTTCGGCAAGCTTGCTGGCGCAAAAATGGGGCCGTAGCTCGGGCGCGTTTGGCCGTTTCTCGGTACTGGCGCTGGAAGTGCTCGATTATCTGCCAGTGCGCTTTACTGCCGCCAGCTTTGCAATTATGGGCAATTTTGAAGACGCTGTTTACTGCTGGCGCACGCAGGCTCAAAGCTGGTCAGATTATATTGATGGCATTCTATTATCGAGTGGTGCGGGTGCGATTGGCGTGCGTTTGGGTGATACCCTGCATCAAGATCACACGGTCAAGTTCCGCCCCGAGCTGGGTGTGGGAGAGGCGGCTACACCAGACTATCTGGCGAGTGCCGTGGGCCTGATCTGGCGCACTGCTATTTTGTGGATTGCACTGGTCTTACTCTTTAGTCTGGGCTCGTGGCTGGGGCATGTTTAG
- a CDS encoding fumarylacetoacetate hydrolase family protein yields the protein MPSIRIDQTNISVNNIFCVARNYVAHAAEMGSSIGSEPVVFIKPNSAILQSGQALQLPAWSKDVHHEAELVVAIGRGGKNISKENALEHVAGYALGLDLTARDVQTEAKQKGMPWTLAKGFDGAAVLTHFVPASAISNPPELEFILEINGTSKQHADTRLMVFDVATLIAWISSRFTLQVGDLIYTGTPEGVGAIHSGDQLKLTLGELINETFVVA from the coding sequence GTGCCCAGTATCCGAATCGATCAAACAAACATTAGCGTTAATAATATTTTTTGTGTAGCCCGAAATTACGTGGCCCATGCTGCCGAAATGGGCTCCAGCATCGGCAGCGAGCCGGTGGTATTTATTAAACCGAATTCCGCTATTTTGCAGTCTGGCCAGGCTTTGCAATTACCTGCATGGTCTAAGGATGTGCATCACGAAGCCGAGCTTGTGGTAGCGATTGGCCGTGGTGGTAAAAATATCAGCAAGGAAAATGCGCTGGAACACGTGGCTGGCTACGCTCTGGGCCTGGATTTAACCGCCCGCGATGTGCAGACAGAAGCCAAACAAAAAGGGATGCCGTGGACTTTGGCTAAGGGCTTCGATGGTGCAGCGGTGCTTACACATTTTGTGCCTGCTAGTGCGATCAGTAATCCGCCTGAGCTTGAGTTTATTTTAGAAATTAACGGCACAAGTAAGCAGCATGCTGATACCCGATTGATGGTTTTTGATGTAGCCACACTGATTGCGTGGATTTCCAGCCGCTTTACGTTGCAAGTAGGAGATTTAATTTACACGGGTACGCCAGAAGGTGTGGGTGCAATTCATTCTGGTGATCAGCTAAAGCTGACACTGGGCGAGCTGATTAATGAAACGTTTGTAGTGGCTTGA